The Pseudomonas fluorescens genome segment GATCACCCTGCGCAAAGACGTGACTTTTCACAACGGCAAAACCCTCAGCGCGGCCGACGTGGTGTTCTCGCTGTCACGACACAAGGATCCGCTGACCGGCTCCAAAGTCATGCCGCTGATGGAGCAGTTCGCCGAAATCAAGGCCACCGGCACCAACGAAGTACAGATTCGCCTGACTGCGCCAAACGCCGAATTGCCGTCGATTCTGGCCGTCTCGCATCTGCTGATCGTTCCCGAAGGCACCACCGACTTCAACCAGGGCATTGGCACCGGACCGTTCAAGGTCAAGGAGTTCAAACCGGGTGTACGTTCGGTTGCCGCACGCAACACCGGTTACTGGAAGCCAGGCCTGCCGTACCTCGACGAAATCGAATTCATCGCCATTGGCGACGAGCCGTCGCGGGTCAACGCGCTGCTGTCCGGCGACGTGCACATGATCAACGAGGTCAACCCGCGCTCCACCGACCGGATCAAGGCCAGCGCCAGGCACCGGGTCGTTGATGCGCCGTCGGGCAACTACACTGATTTGATCATCCGTCAGGATCAGATGCCCGGCCAGAACGCCGATTTCACCCAGGCGATGAAGTACCTGCTCGATCGCGAACAGATCAAGTCGGCGGTATTCCGCGGCTTTGCCGTGGTCGGCAACGACCATCCGATCGCGCCCGGCTCGCGCTACTACAACAGCGACCTGCCACAAACGGTCTACGACCCGGAAAAAGCCAAGTTCCTGCTGAAAAAAGCGGGCATGGAAAACATCAGCATGGAGCTGTTTGCGTCGCCTGCCGCAACGGGTTCCGTGGATATCGCAGTGCTGTTGCAGCAGTCGGCCAAACAGGCCGGGCTCAAGCTCGACGTCAAGCGCCTGCCGAGTGACGGCTACTGGTCCAACCACTGGATGAAGCACCCGATCAGCTTCGGCAACATCAACCCACGGCCGAACGCCGACGTGATGTTCTCGCAGTTCTTCCAGTCGAAGGCGCCGTGGAACGAGTCCGGCTGGAAGAACGAGCAGTTCGATCAGTTGCTGATGCTCGCCCGCGGCGAAACCGACGATGCCAAGCGCGGCAAGATGTACGCGGACATGCAGACCCTGGTGCACGACCACTGTGGCATCGGCATACCGGTGTTCATCAGCAACATCGACGGCGTCGATCAACGGATCAAGGGCTACGGCAGCAACCCGCTCGGCGGTTTCATGGGTTACATGTTCGCCGAGCAGGTCTGGCTGGACGCTTGAACAGAGCCGTCGAAATGAACGGCAAGCCAGGTGCAGGAGGGTAGGCGATGAATAGCAACACACTGTGGTTGATCGGACGGCGGCTGGGCGCCGCGATCGTGACTTTGTTGATCGTATCGATGGTCGTGTTCGCGATCACGGCGGTACTGCCGGGAGACGCGGCGCAACAATCCCTTGGCCAGTTCGCCACCCCGGAACAGGTGGCGGCACTGCGCCTGAAACTGGGGCTCGATCAACCTGGTGTGGTGCGTTACCTGCACTGGTTGATGAGCCTGCTCGGTGGCGATATGGGCGTGTCGGTATCCAACGCAATGCCGGTCGGTGAGCTGATGGCCGGGCGCGTGCCCAACACCCTGATGCTGGCGGCCGCCACGGCGCTGGTGTCGGTGCCGGTGGCGCTGGTTCTCGGCATCGGCTCGGCGATGGGGCGGGGCGGACGGATCGACAGTGTCCTGAGTTTCACCACCCTGGCCATGGTCGCGGTGCCGGAGTTTCTGGTGGCGACCCTCGCGGTGTTGATCTTTGCGGTAAACCTGGGCTGGCTGTCGGCGCTGTCCTATGCCAGCGACATCACTTCACCGTGGCAATTCATGCGCACCTACGCCTTGCCGGTGATGACGCTGTGCTGCGTGATCGTTGCGCAAATGGCACGGATGACGCGCGCCGCAGTGATCGACCAGCTCGACAGCCCCTACGTGGAGATGGCCCGGCTCAAGGGCGTCAGTCCGATCCGCATCGTACTGCGTCACGCGTTGCCCAATGCCATCGGGCCGATTGCCAACGCGATTGCGCTGAGCCTGTCGTATCTGCTCGGCGGGGTGGTGATTGTCGAAACCATCTTCAACTATCCCGGCATCGCCAGCCTGATGGTCGATGCCGTGACCAACCGTGACATGGCACTGGTGCAGGCCTGCACCATGTTGTTCTGTACGGCTTATCTGGGTCTGGTGCTGATTGCCGACCTGTGCGCGATTCTGTCCAATCCGAGGCTGAGAAACCAATGAACAATCTCATTGTGAAATCGACGCCCGCAGCCCCCGATCTGTCAGCCGGCAAGGTGTCTCACGGGCCCGCGTGGCTGGGACTCATCGGCGCCGCCATCTGCGTTATCTGGCTGCTGGTTGCGTTGTTCGGCCCGTGGCTGGCGCCGCACCCGGTCGGCGAGGTGGTCTCGGGCAACGTGTTCGACAACATCAGCGCGTTGTACCCGTTCGGCACTGATTATCTGGGCCGCGACATGCTCAGCCGGGTGCTCGTCGGCGCACGCTTCACCGTGGGCCTGGCATTGATTGCGGCGGTGCTGGCCAGTGCGCTGGGCACCGGTTGCGCGCTGCTGTCGGTGGTGTCGCCAAAGTGGCTGGACGAAGTGATCAGCCGCTTGATGGACGCCTTTATCTCGATCCCGAGCAAGATGCTCGCGTTGATCATGGTCTCGGCGTTCGGCTCTTCAGTGACCCTGCTGATCAGCACGGCGGTGTTGAGCTTTGCTCCGGGCGCGTTCCGTATCGCCCGCAGCATGGCAGTGAACATCGAAGCGCTGGAGTATGTGCAGGTCGCCCGGACCCGTGGCGAGCGCCGCTTGTATATCGCTTGCGTGGAGATCCTGCCGAACATGCTCAACCCGGTGCTCACTGACCTGGGCCTGCGGTTCGGTTTCATCGTGCTGCTGCTCAGCGGCATGAGTTTTCTAGGGCTGGGCGTGCAACCGCCGGATGCCGACCTCGGTTCGCTGGTGCGGGAAAACATCGGCGGCCTCAATCAGGGCGCCCCGGCCATCGTCATCCCGGCGTTGGCCATCGGCACCCTGACCATCGGCGTGAATCTGTTTATCGACAGATTGTCGTCGCGACGCAGTCGCCGCACGGGAGGCCATTGAAATGACCCAATTGATTCGAGTTGAAGACCTGCGCGTGGTCGCTTGCGGCGAGCACGGTGAAACCGAAATCGTCAAAGGCGTGAGCTTTGCCCTGGAACAAGGTGAAGTGCTGGCGTTGATCGGCGAATCGGGCTCGGGCAAGACCACCATTGCCCTCGCGCTGTTGGGTTATGCCCGACGGGGCTGTCGGTTGTCCGGCGGCGTGGTACAGGTCG includes the following:
- a CDS encoding ABC transporter substrate-binding protein; amino-acid sequence: MTDHKNDSPLISGEESLRVFEGLNRGMSRRHALQMLGVAGVAAAGAGSLFGAAGKLLADDTATPGKGKQGGRIRVAGMSSSTADTLDPAKGALSTDYVRHYMFYNGLTRFDAHLVPQLELAERIDNTDATLWTITLRKDVTFHNGKTLSAADVVFSLSRHKDPLTGSKVMPLMEQFAEIKATGTNEVQIRLTAPNAELPSILAVSHLLIVPEGTTDFNQGIGTGPFKVKEFKPGVRSVAARNTGYWKPGLPYLDEIEFIAIGDEPSRVNALLSGDVHMINEVNPRSTDRIKASARHRVVDAPSGNYTDLIIRQDQMPGQNADFTQAMKYLLDREQIKSAVFRGFAVVGNDHPIAPGSRYYNSDLPQTVYDPEKAKFLLKKAGMENISMELFASPAATGSVDIAVLLQQSAKQAGLKLDVKRLPSDGYWSNHWMKHPISFGNINPRPNADVMFSQFFQSKAPWNESGWKNEQFDQLLMLARGETDDAKRGKMYADMQTLVHDHCGIGIPVFISNIDGVDQRIKGYGSNPLGGFMGYMFAEQVWLDA
- a CDS encoding ABC transporter permease, with protein sequence MNSNTLWLIGRRLGAAIVTLLIVSMVVFAITAVLPGDAAQQSLGQFATPEQVAALRLKLGLDQPGVVRYLHWLMSLLGGDMGVSVSNAMPVGELMAGRVPNTLMLAAATALVSVPVALVLGIGSAMGRGGRIDSVLSFTTLAMVAVPEFLVATLAVLIFAVNLGWLSALSYASDITSPWQFMRTYALPVMTLCCVIVAQMARMTRAAVIDQLDSPYVEMARLKGVSPIRIVLRHALPNAIGPIANAIALSLSYLLGGVVIVETIFNYPGIASLMVDAVTNRDMALVQACTMLFCTAYLGLVLIADLCAILSNPRLRNQ
- a CDS encoding ABC transporter permease, with the protein product MNNLIVKSTPAAPDLSAGKVSHGPAWLGLIGAAICVIWLLVALFGPWLAPHPVGEVVSGNVFDNISALYPFGTDYLGRDMLSRVLVGARFTVGLALIAAVLASALGTGCALLSVVSPKWLDEVISRLMDAFISIPSKMLALIMVSAFGSSVTLLISTAVLSFAPGAFRIARSMAVNIEALEYVQVARTRGERRLYIACVEILPNMLNPVLTDLGLRFGFIVLLLSGMSFLGLGVQPPDADLGSLVRENIGGLNQGAPAIVIPALAIGTLTIGVNLFIDRLSSRRSRRTGGH